The following are encoded in a window of Flavobacterium psychrotrophum genomic DNA:
- a CDS encoding T9SS sorting signal type C domain-containing protein, with protein sequence MKKALFLLLLLPFIALSETNATWAVNPLNGTYTVGAGGNYTTLTAAVAALNANGISGPVTFKLTNATYSVATGETFPLTINSITNSSSANIVTFEPATGNNVTVEATNQTINNNLAPVAAVFVLKGADYVTFNGGTAKNLILRNANNVNDDSARAVIWVAANGTDAATNITVKNTVLKGCPSSNSKYNGGVYSGAYGLAGSYGKHISISEALANNTGLVVTNNTFIDVRNGVYVNAGSSTATNITVSENDFGGYSASNGVRLSGGVILKNVNGFTVTGNSIHDIIQDFSNGNLAVRAGGIHIGEASKEGVITKNNIKNLVRTSDNSYQFAGVALESTVAITNILVANNFILNLKTNWAGDTTQASHGISIVKGGSYKIYFNTVAFNNSQDGGFSTALYVGANAGSNIDVRNNIFSNQQTNSSANRLAILIIKDPSQLGSVFSNLNYNALYAQYIGYAGTNANWTGNSGNTNYQTSLSGWKSATGRDFNSLNVNPSFVSATDLHLTANNATNATLAGTAISSVKKDIDDNVRNFVTPTIGADEYGVSPYVDATTCDASTIWNGTAWSNGEPTATTNAIFNGSYTQNGGILNACTLYVMDGATVIFTNNSTAKVVHSVNVTTAGSLTFESSSNLIQVENDANTGIVTVKRLSGKLKRLDYTIWSAPVVDSRTADFQTLKTFSPETLANRFYTYTTTQGVFNTVDENTTRFAAASGYLIRMPNTGSATGYNAGTGRMQYNGVFTGTPNNGVVTKSLGYGDSAHAFTMVGNPYASPISIKAFINANIDQIEGTVWLWRKTNNATQTSYCTANLSGYVANSAPGGNTTDGNDLILNPYAVDPSGFLNTAQGFFVKAKGTNKQVAFNNAMRIDNHSNAFFRAAAPSTDISRVWLNVANAAGEFDQVLLAYNPDTTTGYDNGYDGMSMSSGNLSLYSTLNVENETLNLAIQTRGAFNATDVVPMGFAAPTAGTYTISVDQVDGVFAQGQIVYLTDNVEGITRNITAKSYTFTSEAGTFANRFTVTYAQGALGTDNPIATPATDVIVYKDNKQVAVTAPQAIKSVVVYDMLGRALYNNAKVNSNEFKTIDINTAQQVVVVLVTLENNQVVSKKIMMN encoded by the coding sequence ATGAAAAAAGCATTATTTCTACTATTGCTATTGCCTTTTATTGCCCTATCTGAAACCAACGCTACATGGGCAGTTAATCCTCTAAATGGTACCTATACTGTAGGAGCAGGCGGCAACTACACAACGCTTACAGCTGCTGTTGCGGCACTAAACGCTAACGGTATTTCTGGGCCGGTAACTTTCAAGCTTACAAATGCCACTTATAGTGTAGCTACAGGTGAAACTTTCCCGCTAACAATCAATTCTATAACGAATTCTTCATCTGCTAATATAGTTACTTTTGAACCCGCGACTGGTAACAATGTAACAGTTGAGGCGACAAATCAAACTATTAATAATAATCTTGCTCCAGTAGCTGCGGTATTTGTTTTAAAAGGAGCTGATTATGTAACTTTTAACGGTGGCACTGCTAAAAATCTTATCCTTAGAAACGCAAACAACGTAAATGATGATTCAGCGCGTGCTGTAATATGGGTTGCGGCAAATGGTACAGATGCTGCTACTAACATAACTGTAAAAAATACTGTTCTTAAAGGTTGCCCTAGTTCAAACTCTAAATACAATGGAGGTGTTTACTCCGGTGCTTATGGTCTTGCAGGTAGCTATGGTAAACATATAAGCATAAGTGAGGCTCTAGCTAATAATACAGGTCTTGTAGTAACAAACAATACTTTTATAGATGTAAGGAACGGTGTGTATGTAAATGCAGGTTCGTCAACCGCTACAAATATTACAGTTTCTGAAAATGACTTTGGTGGTTATAGTGCTTCAAATGGTGTTCGCCTTTCAGGGGGTGTAATTCTTAAAAATGTGAATGGCTTTACCGTAACAGGAAATTCAATACATGATATCATTCAGGATTTCTCAAACGGAAATCTTGCGGTAAGGGCTGGTGGTATTCACATAGGTGAAGCTTCTAAAGAAGGGGTTATCACTAAAAATAACATCAAGAACCTTGTGAGGACTAGCGATAACAGCTATCAGTTTGCAGGTGTAGCACTTGAATCTACTGTAGCAATTACTAATATACTTGTTGCAAATAACTTCATACTGAATTTAAAAACAAACTGGGCAGGTGATACTACTCAGGCTTCACACGGTATCAGTATTGTAAAAGGCGGAAGCTACAAGATATACTTTAACACTGTAGCTTTTAATAACAGCCAAGATGGAGGATTCTCTACGGCGCTATATGTAGGTGCTAACGCAGGTAGCAATATTGATGTAAGAAACAACATTTTCTCTAATCAGCAAACAAATAGTAGTGCTAACAGGCTTGCTATCCTTATAATAAAAGATCCTTCTCAGCTTGGATCAGTATTCAGCAACCTTAACTATAACGCTCTTTATGCTCAATACATAGGGTATGCGGGTACAAATGCTAACTGGACTGGTAATAGCGGTAATACTAACTATCAGACATCATTAAGTGGATGGAAATCGGCTACAGGTCGCGATTTTAATTCTCTAAACGTTAACCCTTCTTTTGTAAGTGCTACAGATCTACACCTTACTGCAAATAATGCTACTAACGCTACACTTGCAGGTACAGCAATCAGCTCAGTAAAAAAAGATATTGATGATAATGTAAGAAACTTTGTTACTCCTACAATTGGTGCAGATGAGTATGGTGTTTCTCCTTATGTAGATGCTACTACTTGTGATGCTTCTACAATATGGAACGGTACAGCATGGAGCAATGGTGAGCCAACAGCTACTACAAATGCAATTTTTAATGGAAGCTACACTCAAAACGGTGGTATACTTAACGCTTGTACACTTTATGTAATGGATGGTGCTACTGTAATATTTACAAACAACAGTACTGCTAAAGTAGTACACAGTGTAAACGTAACAACTGCAGGTTCACTTACTTTTGAAAGTAGCTCTAACCTTATCCAGGTAGAAAACGACGCTAACACAGGTATAGTAACTGTAAAACGCCTTAGCGGTAAACTAAAAAGGCTTGATTACACAATATGGAGTGCACCGGTAGTTGACTCAAGGACGGCAGACTTCCAGACACTAAAAACGTTCTCTCCAGAAACATTAGCAAACCGTTTCTACACATATACAACTACACAAGGTGTGTTTAATACAGTAGATGAAAACACAACAAGGTTCGCAGCTGCATCTGGTTACCTTATCCGTATGCCAAATACAGGTAGTGCAACAGGTTATAACGCAGGTACCGGAAGGATGCAATACAATGGTGTTTTTACAGGTACTCCTAACAATGGTGTAGTAACAAAAAGCCTTGGATATGGCGATAGCGCACACGCTTTCACAATGGTTGGTAACCCTTACGCATCTCCAATAAGCATCAAAGCTTTCATTAATGCTAACATAGACCAGATTGAAGGTACTGTATGGCTTTGGAGAAAAACAAACAATGCTACTCAAACAAGCTACTGTACTGCAAACCTTTCAGGATATGTTGCAAACAGCGCTCCGGGTGGAAATACTACAGATGGTAACGATCTTATCCTTAACCCTTATGCAGTAGATCCAAGCGGTTTCCTTAACACAGCTCAGGGCTTCTTTGTAAAAGCAAAAGGTACAAACAAACAAGTAGCGTTTAACAACGCAATGAGAATAGACAATCACTCAAATGCATTCTTTAGGGCTGCTGCTCCTTCAACAGATATCAGCCGTGTTTGGTTAAACGTTGCAAACGCAGCAGGTGAATTTGATCAGGTTCTTTTAGCTTACAACCCTGATACAACAACAGGATATGATAATGGATATGACGGTATGTCTATGTCTTCTGGAAACCTTAGCCTTTACTCTACACTAAACGTAGAAAACGAAACGCTAAACCTTGCAATCCAGACACGTGGAGCGTTTAACGCAACAGACGTGGTGCCAATGGGCTTTGCAGCTCCTACAGCAGGTACTTACACAATAAGTGTAGATCAGGTAGACGGTGTATTTGCTCAGGGACAGATAGTTTACCTTACTGATAACGTAGAAGGTATAACAAGAAACATTACTGCTAAGAGCTATACATTTACATCAGAGGCTGGTACATTTGCAAACAGGTTTACTGTAACTTATGCTCAGGGCGCTCTTGGTACAGATAACCCAATAGCTACACCTGCAACAGATGTAATAGTGTACAAAGACAACAAGCAGGTAGCTGTTACAGCTCCACAGGCAATAAAATCGGTAGTAGTTTATGATATGCTTGGCAGGGCTCTTTACAACAATGCTAAAGTAAACAGCAACGAGTTCAAAACTATCGATATCAATACAGCACAACAAGTAGTTGTAGTACTTGTAACACTTGAAAACAACCAGGTGGTGTCAAAGAAAATTATGATGAACTAA
- a CDS encoding T9SS sorting signal type C domain-containing protein, producing the protein MNNSIFTQKSLRVKLVSAILPVMLSLITFSAGAQCTPAGDQTTYGQEQWIGYVYNNYSTAVSPPTSPFSGTYRGYVTKTSDFTYDMGNGAVSGDNVCGVTSADYFAIRFKMKKALAAGYYKFHVGGDDGFRLSLNGGTSFPDNLQAWSDHGNISKEAVYYHAGGVINLVIEYYEKAGGATVDFNVKALDCNSTAPTTITGDNSVYACYPTTTLTASGGTAGTGSHYEWGTGTVAGQNIISGQQGASITRTLTATTTYWVRRVSGYECASNSDAIFYTVQYQNLTPGNPAEYGNNIWKVYTTTYNVNANNAETYKGYFTDSNLSYNSEASFAGGSNPSTAATWEGCNFTSNDYYFFTAKRQGFPCNDYVVTLNKWDDEIWVYINDETTPVYHYNGWSGGAPTVPYPLGTIHLGPESKITVKVRESAGDANAYIKIVPAVTAPASITGTNVTCPGTAVALTAQGGTTGVAGVYQWGTGTVPGQNIIAGATTAQVTVRPVANTTYWARISKPSTCVGGYTDAAFFTISLQENTWIGPANSDWNNATNWSCGAIPTIGQVVIIPTASHQPAITSTAYAKTLTVQSAASVTIAAGGTMYIADELVVSPSATFTVENNGALVQQHNAVNSGKIKLIKNTNPLYRLDYTLWSAPVTGQNMAAFSPNTTANRFYEYKYAQNASNAWIEGYWSVDATVTDFTKGKGYLIRMPNSSTVAGYEQGTGSVPFIGNFTGEPNNGAVNVTLSMDNNRFTAVGNPYPSPISVTDFFTANGSKLATDTGIYLWRKRNNAVASSYATLTLAGFVSNPAAGGGADQQTYYRSGSEWLLAQGQGFIVKTSTTATTAPVLTFENSMRRAAPGVNQGFFREAQSTASKLWLNVTNSAGAAAQTAVAYMENTTTGIDYGYDGKLLADANTVALYSIAQDTNFAIQARDTFNVSDVVAMGFVAPAAGEYTINLDHAEGVFENGQAIYLKDNVEGIIRNISGRNYTFTTEAGTFESRFEVMYTNSVLGTDNPEAVASNVVVYKNNNQVNINAPQAIASVAIFDVLGRNVYNKAGINNVEFSTGELNVAHEALIVKITLANGAQASKKIIF; encoded by the coding sequence ATGAACAATTCTATTTTTACCCAAAAATCATTAAGGGTTAAGCTTGTCAGTGCCATACTGCCGGTTATGCTTTCCCTGATTACCTTTTCGGCAGGTGCACAATGTACACCCGCAGGAGATCAAACTACTTACGGCCAGGAACAATGGATAGGCTATGTGTACAACAACTATTCTACTGCAGTAAGCCCTCCAACATCGCCATTTAGCGGAACTTACCGTGGCTATGTTACTAAAACATCTGACTTTACTTATGATATGGGCAATGGAGCCGTATCCGGAGATAACGTTTGTGGCGTAACGAGTGCAGATTATTTTGCCATCCGTTTTAAGATGAAAAAAGCACTTGCTGCCGGTTATTACAAGTTTCACGTAGGTGGAGATGATGGTTTTAGACTGAGCCTTAATGGTGGTACTTCATTCCCGGATAACCTTCAGGCCTGGAGCGACCATGGTAATATTTCTAAAGAGGCCGTTTATTATCACGCAGGTGGTGTTATAAACCTTGTTATAGAATATTATGAAAAAGCAGGAGGTGCTACAGTAGACTTTAATGTAAAAGCGCTTGACTGTAACTCTACAGCGCCTACAACTATTACCGGAGATAATAGTGTATATGCTTGTTATCCTACCACAACCCTTACTGCATCTGGCGGAACAGCCGGCACAGGCAGCCACTATGAGTGGGGAACAGGAACCGTTGCAGGTCAAAACATTATATCTGGCCAGCAGGGTGCTTCTATAACCAGGACACTTACTGCAACTACTACTTACTGGGTGCGTCGCGTATCGGGTTATGAATGTGCTTCTAATTCAGATGCTATATTTTATACCGTGCAATACCAAAACTTAACACCTGGTAACCCTGCAGAATATGGAAACAATATCTGGAAGGTATATACAACCACCTATAATGTTAATGCTAATAATGCAGAAACCTATAAAGGTTACTTTACAGACAGTAACCTGAGCTATAACTCAGAGGCTAGTTTTGCAGGAGGTTCAAACCCGTCTACAGCTGCTACATGGGAAGGCTGTAATTTTACAAGTAACGACTACTACTTTTTTACCGCAAAACGCCAGGGCTTTCCGTGTAACGATTATGTGGTAACACTAAACAAGTGGGACGATGAGATCTGGGTTTATATAAATGATGAAACAACTCCTGTATACCATTATAATGGCTGGAGTGGGGGTGCGCCTACAGTACCTTATCCTCTTGGTACTATTCATCTTGGTCCTGAATCTAAGATTACTGTAAAAGTTCGTGAATCTGCCGGAGATGCTAATGCTTACATTAAAATTGTACCAGCGGTTACAGCCCCTGCATCAATAACAGGTACTAACGTTACCTGCCCGGGTACAGCAGTAGCACTTACTGCTCAGGGTGGTACTACAGGGGTAGCCGGTGTTTATCAGTGGGGTACAGGAACCGTACCAGGCCAAAACATTATAGCTGGTGCTACAACCGCACAGGTTACAGTAAGGCCGGTAGCTAACACTACATACTGGGCACGCATTTCTAAGCCATCTACTTGCGTGGGAGGTTATACAGATGCGGCGTTCTTTACAATATCGCTACAGGAAAATACCTGGATAGGCCCTGCAAACTCAGACTGGAACAATGCCACTAACTGGTCTTGCGGCGCAATACCAACCATAGGTCAGGTAGTAATAATACCTACAGCAAGCCACCAGCCTGCTATTACAAGTACGGCTTATGCTAAAACACTTACAGTACAGTCGGCAGCATCAGTAACCATAGCTGCAGGTGGTACCATGTACATTGCAGATGAGCTGGTTGTTTCGCCTTCGGCAACTTTTACGGTAGAAAATAATGGTGCGCTTGTACAACAGCATAATGCTGTTAACAGTGGCAAAATTAAGCTTATAAAAAACACAAACCCTTTATACAGGCTGGATTACACACTATGGTCTGCTCCGGTAACGGGACAAAACATGGCAGCTTTTAGCCCTAATACTACAGCTAACCGTTTTTATGAATATAAGTATGCACAAAACGCAAGCAACGCGTGGATAGAAGGCTACTGGTCTGTAGATGCTACCGTTACTGACTTTACAAAAGGGAAAGGCTATCTTATACGTATGCCAAATTCCAGTACTGTTGCAGGTTATGAGCAGGGTACAGGATCTGTGCCGTTCATTGGTAATTTTACAGGCGAGCCAAACAACGGTGCGGTAAACGTAACGCTTTCTATGGATAACAACCGCTTTACAGCAGTGGGTAATCCTTACCCGTCTCCTATAAGCGTGACAGATTTCTTTACTGCAAACGGTTCTAAACTGGCTACAGATACGGGTATCTACCTTTGGAGGAAACGTAACAATGCAGTGGCATCTTCTTATGCTACCCTTACGCTTGCAGGCTTTGTGTCTAATCCTGCCGCAGGCGGAGGTGCAGACCAACAAACCTATTACAGGAGTGGTTCAGAATGGCTTTTGGCACAAGGACAGGGCTTCATCGTAAAAACGAGTACTACGGCTACCACAGCACCGGTGCTTACGTTTGAAAACAGCATGCGCCGCGCTGCACCGGGTGTAAACCAGGGCTTTTTCAGGGAAGCACAAAGTACAGCTTCTAAACTTTGGCTAAACGTTACTAATAGTGCTGGGGCTGCGGCTCAAACGGCAGTTGCCTATATGGAAAATACCACTACAGGTATAGACTATGGTTATGATGGTAAGCTACTTGCAGATGCTAATACTGTAGCTTTATACTCTATAGCGCAGGATACTAACTTTGCTATACAGGCAAGAGATACATTTAATGTTTCAGATGTTGTAGCTATGGGCTTTGTAGCTCCTGCTGCCGGTGAGTATACTATTAACCTTGACCATGCTGAAGGTGTGTTTGAAAACGGGCAGGCTATCTACCTTAAAGATAATGTAGAAGGCATCATTCGTAACATTAGTGGTCGTAATTATACTTTTACAACCGAAGCCGGTACTTTTGAAAGCCGTTTTGAGGTAATGTATACAAACTCAGTTTTAGGTACAGATAATCCAGAAGCTGTAGCATCTAATGTTGTGGTTTATAAAAACAATAACCAGGTAAATATTAATGCACCGCAGGCCATAGCATCTGTAGCTATATTTGATGTATTGGGCAGGAACGTGTACAACAAAGCCGGTATCAACAATGTTGAATTCAGCACCGGCGAACTTAACGTTGCTCATGAGGCGCTTATCGTTAAGATAACGCTTGCTAACGGTGCCCAGGCATCTAAAAAGATAATCTTCTAA
- a CDS encoding CYTH domain-containing protein: protein MTETERKFLVLADTYRTDAYTHKRITQGYLSSVPDRTVRVRIKGDKGYLTIKGRSNESGTTRMEWEKEITLAEAEQLLAICEPGAIDKVRYEVKVGGHIYEVDEFFGENGGLVVAEIELADEHEAFEKPQWLGEEVTGTERYYNAYLSRNPYNTWK, encoded by the coding sequence ATGACCGAAACTGAACGCAAGTTTTTAGTGCTTGCAGATACCTATAGAACCGACGCTTACACGCATAAACGCATTACCCAGGGCTACCTTAGTTCGGTTCCGGACAGAACCGTGAGGGTGCGTATTAAAGGAGATAAAGGTTACCTTACCATAAAAGGACGTAGTAACGAGAGTGGTACTACCCGTATGGAATGGGAAAAAGAAATAACCCTTGCTGAAGCCGAACAATTGCTTGCCATTTGCGAACCCGGCGCCATCGATAAGGTGCGCTACGAAGTAAAAGTGGGTGGCCATATTTATGAAGTAGATGAATTTTTTGGTGAAAATGGAGGGCTTGTGGTTGCTGAAATTGAACTGGCCGATGAGCACGAAGCTTTTGAAAAACCACAATGGCTTGGCGAAGAAGTAACGGGAACCGAACGCTATTATAATGCTTACCTGAGCCGTAATCCCTACAACACATGGAAGTAA
- a CDS encoding YpdA family putative bacillithiol disulfide reductase: protein MEVNTTYDLLIIGGGPIGMACAIEAQKKGLNYIILEKGALVNSLFNYPLYMTFFSTAERLEVGNVPFSCIAPKPGRQEALEYYRNIQKHFNLNIRLFEKVVSVNKDVNGNFNVMSEKAAYVAKNVVIATGFYDIPVYMDVPGENLPHVRHYYKEAHEYAFRKVLVVGANNSSVDAALESWHKGADVTMVIRKGEINDRVKYWIKPDVENRIAEGSIKAYYYSSITEIRDKEVDISTPEGSVTIASDFVLALTGYRPDIDFLKSCGINTHDDVLCVPVYNPETMETNVPGLYLAGVVCGGMETHKWFIENSRVHAQMIVRDIVTANESD, encoded by the coding sequence ATGGAAGTAAATACTACATACGACCTGCTTATTATTGGTGGCGGTCCCATAGGCATGGCCTGTGCCATAGAAGCGCAAAAAAAAGGACTCAACTATATTATACTCGAAAAAGGGGCATTGGTAAACAGCCTGTTTAACTACCCGCTGTACATGACGTTTTTTAGTACTGCCGAACGGTTAGAAGTGGGTAACGTGCCTTTTAGCTGTATTGCTCCTAAGCCGGGCAGGCAGGAAGCGCTGGAATATTACCGCAACATACAAAAGCATTTTAACCTTAACATCCGCCTTTTTGAAAAGGTGGTGTCGGTTAATAAAGATGTAAACGGCAACTTTAATGTAATGTCTGAAAAAGCAGCCTATGTGGCGAAAAACGTAGTCATTGCCACGGGTTTTTATGATATACCGGTGTATATGGATGTACCGGGCGAGAACCTGCCGCACGTGCGCCACTACTATAAAGAGGCACATGAATATGCGTTTAGAAAAGTACTTGTTGTAGGTGCTAATAACAGCAGTGTAGATGCCGCTTTAGAGAGCTGGCACAAAGGCGCCGATGTAACTATGGTTATTCGCAAGGGCGAAATTAACGACCGTGTTAAATACTGGATAAAGCCCGATGTAGAGAACCGAATTGCCGAAGGCAGCATTAAAGCATATTACTATTCTTCGATTACAGAGATACGCGATAAGGAGGTAGACATAAGCACACCCGAAGGAAGCGTAACCATAGCGTCAGATTTTGTATTGGCACTTACGGGTTACCGTCCTGATATCGACTTTTTAAAAAGCTGTGGTATTAATACGCATGATGATGTGCTTTGCGTACCCGTTTATAACCCTGAAACAATGGAAACTAATGTGCCCGGCCTGTACCTTGCCGGTGTGGTGTGCGGCGGTATGGAAACCCATAAATGGTTTATAGAAAACAGCCGTGTACATGCACAAATGATCGTGAGGGATATTGTTACAGCTAACGAATCTGATTAA
- a CDS encoding TerC/Alx family metal homeostasis membrane protein: MNNDHLINHPAVLAIFGITVVIMLLLDLGVFNKNSHVVGNKEALTWSIVWISLSMGFSGVLYYVMGFDAFAKFQSAYWIEKALSVDNLFVFIMVFGFFSVPKHLHHKVLFWGIIGALFFRAIFIFTGVELINLTYLPAMTLFGESVRINAVLTIFGIFLIVAGIKSWSSNNDDDENKDFSKSAGSRLVHKFFKVTNSFEGGTFFTIENGKRLATPLLVVVAVIEFSDLIFAVDSIPAIFAIAPNDPFILYTSNIFAILGLRALYFLLANFMHMFSKLHYGLAVILAFIGVKMLISPFVHISSVVSLAVVGGVLLAAVVASFMFPKKEEKS, encoded by the coding sequence ATGAATAATGACCACCTTATCAACCATCCGGCTGTACTGGCTATTTTTGGGATAACGGTGGTTATTATGCTGTTGCTCGACCTTGGGGTTTTTAATAAGAACAGCCATGTGGTGGGCAATAAAGAAGCCCTTACCTGGAGCATTGTCTGGATAAGCCTGAGCATGGGCTTTAGCGGAGTACTGTATTATGTAATGGGCTTTGATGCCTTTGCAAAATTTCAGAGTGCTTACTGGATAGAAAAAGCCTTATCTGTAGATAACCTTTTTGTGTTTATCATGGTGTTCGGCTTTTTTAGTGTACCCAAGCACCTGCATCATAAGGTGTTGTTTTGGGGTATTATAGGCGCATTGTTTTTTAGGGCAATATTTATCTTTACAGGTGTTGAGCTTATCAACCTTACCTACTTGCCTGCCATGACCCTTTTTGGCGAAAGCGTGCGCATTAATGCGGTGCTCACCATCTTTGGTATTTTTCTTATTGTAGCCGGTATTAAATCGTGGTCATCAAACAATGACGATGACGAAAACAAAGACTTTTCTAAATCTGCCGGATCGCGGCTGGTGCATAAATTCTTTAAGGTAACCAACAGTTTTGAGGGCGGCACCTTCTTTACAATAGAGAACGGAAAACGCCTGGCTACACCACTGTTAGTTGTAGTTGCCGTAATAGAATTCAGCGACCTTATTTTTGCAGTAGACAGCATACCGGCCATTTTTGCCATTGCCCCAAACGACCCTTTTATACTCTACACCAGTAACATTTTTGCCATACTGGGCTTACGGGCACTCTACTTTTTATTGGCTAATTTTATGCACATGTTCAGCAAACTGCACTATGGGCTTGCCGTTATACTTGCATTCATTGGTGTTAAGATGCTAATTAGTCCGTTTGTGCATATCTCATCTGTTGTATCTCTGGCGGTTGTGGGCGGGGTATTACTTGCGGCTGTGGTGGCTTCGTTTATGTTTCCTAAAAAAGAAGAAAAATCATAA
- a CDS encoding NAD(P)H-dependent glycerol-3-phosphate dehydrogenase: protein MSDSPKFAVIGGGSWATAIAKMLCSNVDQIAWYMRNTSAIEHIKAQKHNPNYLSSVEFDTNKLLLTNDINEAVANADYVIFAIPSAFLSKELENLTVPLKDKVIFSAIKGIVPETSLIVGEHFHDVYDLDYDNIGVITGPCHAEEVALERLSYLTIACGSEKKAKTMAKNLNSHYIKTKISDDIIGTEYAAMLKNIFAIAAGIAHGLGYGDNFQALLMSNAVREMKKFIRKVHKMKRNINDSAYLGDLLVTGYSVFSRNRMFGNMIGKGYTVQSAMMEMSMVAEGYYATKSAYNLNKGYGAKTPIIDAVYGILYEGKDAKQVFKKLTDKLD from the coding sequence ATGAGTGATTCTCCTAAGTTTGCAGTTATAGGTGGCGGTAGCTGGGCAACGGCCATAGCTAAGATGCTGTGCTCTAACGTAGACCAGATAGCGTGGTACATGCGAAACACATCGGCTATAGAGCATATTAAGGCGCAAAAGCACAACCCTAATTACCTTAGTTCGGTAGAATTTGACACCAATAAGCTGTTGCTTACCAATGATATTAACGAGGCTGTAGCTAATGCAGACTATGTGATATTTGCCATACCTTCTGCTTTTCTTAGTAAGGAGCTTGAAAACCTTACCGTACCCCTTAAAGATAAAGTGATATTTAGTGCCATTAAAGGTATTGTACCCGAAACCAGCCTTATTGTAGGCGAGCACTTTCATGATGTATACGATCTTGATTATGACAACATAGGTGTAATTACTGGCCCCTGCCATGCCGAAGAGGTAGCGCTGGAACGCCTTAGTTACCTTACTATAGCCTGCGGCAGCGAAAAGAAAGCCAAGACAATGGCTAAAAATCTGAACAGCCATTATATCAAGACCAAAATATCTGACGATATTATAGGTACAGAATATGCTGCTATGCTTAAAAATATCTTTGCCATTGCTGCCGGTATTGCACACGGCCTTGGTTATGGCGATAACTTTCAGGCGCTTTTGATGAGTAATGCGGTTAGGGAGATGAAGAAGTTCATCCGTAAGGTACACAAAATGAAGCGTAACATTAACGATTCTGCCTATCTGGGCGACCTTTTGGTTACAGGATATTCGGTATTTTCGCGCAACAGGATGTTTGGTAACATGATAGGCAAAGGCTACACCGTGCAAAGCGCCATGATGGAAATGAGCATGGTTGCCGAAGGATATTATGCCACAAAAAGTGCCTACAACCTTAATAAAGGCTATGGTGCCAAAACCCCTATTATTGATGCCGTATACGGTATTTTATATGAAGGGAAGGATGCCAAACAGGTATTTAAAAAACTTACCGACAAACTCGATTAA